GCACGACATCGATGACATCCCTGCCCCGGAAGCGAAATCGGATCGTCAGGTGGAAGGGCTCATCGAAAGACGATTCGAAAACGAATTCCTCCTCCGAGGCCCAGTAGGCCCGGAAGGGGTAGGTCCGTGGGGTCAGGTTGTCCATCCAGAAGCCGGTGTAGTTTCCGGTGGTTGGGTCGTGGGTGATCAACGTGGCACCATGGACCGTGCCGATGCCGGGGACCTGGCCCACGAGTTCCTCCCGGAGCCATACATCTCCTACCGTCCAGGCGTAGCGGGACCGGCCACGGATTTCGGCCTGACCCTCCGGCGTCGGTGCCGGGTCCTCAGCGATCCAGGTTCCTACCAGCGCGTCGAGCTTGGCATGCGCCTTGCCCTTTTCCATGGCTTTCGGCTGCCCCAGAAGCGGGCTGATCAGGCTCAATGTCAGTGCCAACAAAACGAGGCTTTTCCTTCGGAAGAGAACCATCAAGCTCTCCGCCTCCCGCCGCTCGGTCTGGCGGCTAGAGAGACCCCGGGCTCTACCCTCATCGGAGCCCACGCCTTGGCTATCTCGTCGTCGCATCCTTGTTTCTCCTTCGGTCGGATCGGTTGAGGATCGAGTCCAAGGCTCAACCCGCGACAGGTTCCACCACACCACCACAAGGAGGCCAGCGAAGTCCTGAGTCGTTCTCTGAACCGTTTCTGACTTCGCCTCAGAGCCTCCATTCCGTCCGCCGAGAGACGGTCCGTCGGCGGGAAGGTTCGGTTGAGGCTCTTGGCAGGTGTTGAGTCAGGGATT
This is a stretch of genomic DNA from Acidobacteriota bacterium. It encodes these proteins:
- a CDS encoding DUF1579 family protein; this translates as MALTLSLISPLLGQPKAMEKGKAHAKLDALVGTWIAEDPAPTPEGQAEIRGRSRYAWTVGDVWLREELVGQVPGIGTVHGATLITHDPTTGNYTGFWMDNLTPRTYPFRAYWASEEEFVFESSFDEPFHLTIRFRFRGRDVIDVVHLRRTGEGPAEEWRRLTLRRHSGSEGTG